The Acropora muricata isolate sample 2 chromosome 5, ASM3666990v1, whole genome shotgun sequence genome includes a window with the following:
- the LOC136916711 gene encoding dapdiamide synthesis protein DdaC-like, translating into MGVRHLQQLPRTVSRIRAFISDASRKTQLSIGGNIRSSSTKSSIQSLSFEPLSREDLVPRVMSRLKGRPFMQGSQGDGCPEYLAEPKESLPHAVWVHNPHQASLEELTIKCMEYVEDNIIRTPAILFRNLPAQTAQDFSTIAKAIPWKGLEYKGSPNYRVKADKEAGTYNANDDPSHISIAPHNELSFTNAYPSKIMFFCVQEPGDGCGGETPLLRNSELLSKLDPEVVRKFEEKQVRYIRYFPDKKNQEYLNWQHVYQTDDRRAVESQAKAQGSNITWDPSGDLYVWQNRPACIYHPKTGLKTWFCQIITSNASYYRMMPTMAEVPDNKMPTHTYYGDGSPIEPAVVQHVAASKWSCAVGFKWKKGDLLVLDNLAVMHGRIGFKGDRQLLVYMTE; encoded by the exons ATGGGAGTTCGCCATTTGCAACAGCTTCCGAGAACAGTGTCAAGAATAAGAGCATTCATTTCCGATGCTTCCAGGAAAACTCAACTCAGTATTGGAGGTAACATTCGCTCCTCTTCAACAAAATCAAGCATCCAAAGCCTTAGCTTTGAACCACTGTCACGAGAAGATCTCGTGCCAAGAGTGATGTCGAGGCTCAAAGGCCGACCTTTTATGCAGGGTTCACAAGGCGACGGCTGCCCAGAATACCTTGCAGAACCTAAAGAGTCACTGCCACATGCAGTGTGGGTTCATAACCCTCACCAGGCCTCACTGGAAGAACTCACCATTAAGTGTATGGAATATGTTGAGGATAACATAATACGCACTCCTGCCATTTTATTCCGCAATCTGCCAGCTCAAACTGCTCAAGATTTTTCTACCATTGCTAAGGCGATTCCATGGAAGGGTTTGGAATATAAAGGCTCCCCAAACTATCGAGTTAAAGCTGACAAGGAAGCCGGGACTTACAATGCTAATGATGATCCTTCTCACATTTCAATAGCACCTCACAATGAATTATCATTCACCAACGCTTATCCATCTAAG ATTATGTTTTTCTGTGTCCAAGAGCCCGGTGATGGCTGTGGTGGCGAGACCCCTTTGCTTAGAAACAGCGAGCTTCTCTCTAAGCTGGATCCTGAAGTGGTGCGCAAGTTTGAAGAGAAGCAAGTGCGATACATCAGATACTTTCCAGACAAGAAAAACCAGGAGTACTTAAACTGGCAACACGTCTATCAAACAGATGATAGGAGG GCTGTAGAATCGCAAGCCAAGGCACAAGGCAGCAATATTACATGGGATCCCTCGGGAGATTTATACGTCTGGCAAAACAGACCAGCTTGTATATATCACCCAAAAACAGGCCTTAAGACGTGGTTTTGCCAAATAATCACCAGTAACGCTTCGTATTACCGGATGATGCCCACAATGGCTGAAGTTCCGGACAACAAAATGCCCACCCATACTTACTATGGAGACGGAAGCCCGATTGAGCCTGCGGTAGTACAACATGTGGCAGCCAGCAAATGGTCATGTGCAGTGGGATTTAAATGGAAGAAGGGCGATTTGTTAGTGCTTGACAACTTGGCTGTGATGCATGGAAGGATTGGATTCAAAGGCGACAGACAGCTATTGGTCTATATGACAGAGTAA